The Dyella sp. 2HG41-7 sequence AGCCGGTGCGCCGGCACCAGGCAGTTGCGATGCAGGCGGATCAGACGGTCCGGATACGTTTCTTCCAACTGGCGCAGCGATTCGTCGAGCAGCAACTGATCGCCCGCGCGATGCGCCACCACGTACTTCTCTTCCGCCAGCAGGTAGATCACTTCGTCCAAGGCCATGCGTACCGGCTCGCCCCGCACGCGCGCATGCAACCAGCCGGCCGGTTCGCGCGGTTGCGACTCCAGCCGTTGGCGCACGCGCTTGAGCGCATCGCGCAGGCGTTCCACGCCCACTGGTTTGAGCAAGTAATCGGTCGCGCCCAATTCGAACGCGTGCACCGCATGCGCCTCGTACGCCGTGCAAAACACGATCTGCGGACGCGCGCGATGGGCAAGTTTCGCCGCCAGCGCTTTGCCGTCCAGGCCCGGCATATTGATATCCAGCAGCAGCAAATCCGGATTGGTGTCCGCCAGTGCCGCCAAGGCCGCTTCGCCGTCGCCCACGCTGCCCACCACGTCCACGTCGCCGCATTCTTTCAGCAGCGCATCGAGGCGTGCGCGCGCCAGCGGCTCGTCGTCAACGATCAATATGCGCATGGCGCGCCTCGACCGGCAGATGCAAAGTCACCACAAAACGTCCATTCGCAGGTCCCGCCTCGACGTTTGCGCGCGGTCCGTAGTGATAAGCGACGCGTTGACGCACGTTGTTCAAGCCATGGCCGCTGCCGCGCGTCGCGGGATTGTCGGCGAGCGGATTGTCGACCTCAATGCGCATCGTCGAACCGTGGCGCATGCCGCGTAACACGATTTCTCCGCCTTCGCGCAGCGGCTGAACGCCGTGACGCACCGCGTTTTCGACCAGCGGTTGCAGCAGCAGGCGCGGCATCGCGGCGTCCATCGGCAAGTCGTCGAGTTCTCGCCTTACGCGCAATCGTTCGCCGAGCCGCAACTGCTCAATCGCCAAGTAGCGATCCACCAATTGCAGCTCGTCGCCCAGCGTGCCGGCGTGCGTATCGT is a genomic window containing:
- a CDS encoding LytTR family DNA-binding domain-containing protein, with amino-acid sequence MRILIVDDEPLARARLDALLKECGDVDVVGSVGDGEAALAALADTNPDLLLLDINMPGLDGKALAAKLAHRARPQIVFCTAYEAHAVHAFELGATDYLLKPVGVERLRDALKRVRQRLESQPREPAGWLHARVRGEPVRMALDEVIYLLAEEKYVVAHRAGDQLLLDESLRQLEETYPDRLIRLHRNCLVPAHRLVGLKTLADGRVLARLTGTDFSPEVSRRNLPAVRKLLRMG